The following coding sequences are from one Hippopotamus amphibius kiboko isolate mHipAmp2 chromosome 9, mHipAmp2.hap2, whole genome shotgun sequence window:
- the ZSCAN25 gene encoding zinc finger and SCAN domain-containing protein 25 isoform X1 has translation MLKECPGMAGDPQQQMGVPVVKLEKELPWGRAREDPSPETFRLRFRQFRYQEAAGPQEALRELQELCRQWLRPELHTKEQILELLVLEQFLTILPREFYAWIREQGPESGKALVAMVEDFTERALEAKAVLCHMQGEQEETALCRGPWEPSAHLGPVEVKPEWGMPHGEGVQGLGQGTEAQQLNQDLGEGTQAFQEQALPVLQAGPGLPAVNTRDQEMAAGFLTAGSQGLGPFKDMALAFPEEEWRHVTPAQIDCFGEYVEPQDCGVSSPGLGSREKEAKIQPADPKGPLARGPAERFGDTALQGPELGRTCEQEAGSSVGNAPGPPPPPQGVTPLLSDLKSQSSFWKPFQCPECGKGFSRSSNLVRHQRTHEEDKSYGCGECGKGFALREYLLKHQRTHLGRRPYVCGECWKTFSQRHHLEVHQRSHTGEKPFQCGDCWKSFSRRQHLQVHRRTHTGEKPYTCECGKRFSRNANLAVHRRAHTGEKPYGCQVCGKRFSKGERLVRHQRIHTGEKPYRCPACGRSFNQRSILNRHQKTQHRQETPGQ, from the exons ATGCTTAAAGAGTGTCCAGGGATGGCGGGAGATCCTCAGCAGCAAATGGGTGTCCCTGTGGTGAAACTGGAGAAAGAGTTGCCATGGGGCAGGGCGAGGGAGGACCCCAGCCCAGAGACTTTTCGCCTGAGGTTTCGGCAGTTCCGCTACCAGGAGGCGGCTGGTCCTCAGGAAGCCCTCAGGGAACTCCAGGAGCTCTGTCGCCAGTGGCTGCGGCCCGAGCTGCACACTAAGGAGCAGATCCTGgagctgctggtgctggagcagtTCCTGACCATCCTGCCCCGGGAGTTCTACGCCTGGATTCGGGAGCAAGGCCCAGAGAGCGGCAAGgccctggtggccatggtggagGACTTCACGGAGAGAGCCCTGGAGGCCAAGGCG GTTCTGTGCCACatgcagggagagcaggaggagacAGCGCTTTGCAGAGGTCCTTGGGAACCAAGTGCCCACCTAGGGCCAGTGGAGGTCAAGCCCGAGTGGGGGATGCCTCATGGAGAAGGAGTTCAAGGCCTAGGCCAAGGCACTGAGGCACAGCAGCTCAACCAGGACCTCGGAGAGGGGACGCAGGCCTTCCAGGAGCAGG CTCTGCCAGTTCTTCAGGCTGGTCCTGGCCTCCCTGCAGTGAACACCAGAGACCAGGAGATGGCAGCGGGGTTCCTTACAGCTGGATCCCAG GGGTTGGGTCCATTTAAAGACATGGCCCTGGCTTTCCCTGAGGAGGAGTGGAGGCACGTGACCCCAGCACAGATAGACTGCTTTGGGGAGTATGTGGAACCCCAGGACTGTGGGGTTTCATCTCCAG GCCTGGGGAGCAGGGAAAAGGAGGCGAAGATCCAGCCGGCAGACCCCAAGGGGCCGCTTGCTCGGGGGCCGGCAGAGAGGTTTGGGGACACCGCTCTCCAGGGCCCGGAGCTCGGAAGAACCTGTGAGCAGGAGGCCGGGAGCTCCGTGGGAAACGCGCCCGGGCCGCCTCCTCCCCCGCAGGGCGTCACCCCTCTGCTCAGTGACCTCAAGTCCCAAAGCTCCTTCTGGAAGCCTTTCCAGTGCCCCGAGTGTGGAAAAGGCTTCAGCCGGAGCTCAAATCTGGTCAGACACCAGCGGACCCACGAAGAGGACAAGTCGTACGGCTGCGGGGAATGCGGGAAAGGGTTCGCGCTGCGCGAGTACCTCCTGAAGCACCAGAGGACGCACCTGGGCAGGCGGCCTTATGTGTGCGGCGAGTGCTGGAAGACCTTCAGCCAGCGGCACCACCTCGAGGTCCACCAGAGGAGCCACACGGGCGAGAAGCCCTTCCAGTGCGGGGACTGCTGGAAGAGCTTCAGCCGCCGGCAGCACCTGCAGGTGCACCGGCGGACGCACACCGGCGAGAAGCCCTACACCTGCGAGTGCGGCAAGCGCTTCAGCAGGAACGCCAACCTGGCTGTGCACCGGCGGGCCCACACCGGGGAGAAGCCCTACGGCTGCCAGGTGTGCGGGAAGCGGTTCAGCAAGGGGGAGCGGCTGGTCAGGCACCAAAGGATCCACACCGGGGAGAAGCCCTACCGCTGCCCTGCCTGCGGCCGGAGCTTCAACCAGCGGTCCATCCTCAACCGGCACCAGAAAACGCAGCATCGCCAGGAGACCCCGGGGCAGTGA
- the ZSCAN25 gene encoding zinc finger and SCAN domain-containing protein 25 isoform X4 yields the protein MLKECPGMAGDPQQQMGVPVVKLEKELPWGRAREDPSPETFRLRFRQFRYQEAAGPQEALRELQELCRQWLRPELHTKEQILELLVLEQFLTILPREFYAWIREQGPESGKALVAMVEDFTERALEAKAVLCHMQGEQEETALCRGPWEPSAHLGPVEVKPEWGMPHGEGVQGLGQGTEAQQLNQDLGEGTQAFQEQALPVLQAGPGLPAVNTRDQEMAAGFLTAGSQVLTRD from the exons ATGCTTAAAGAGTGTCCAGGGATGGCGGGAGATCCTCAGCAGCAAATGGGTGTCCCTGTGGTGAAACTGGAGAAAGAGTTGCCATGGGGCAGGGCGAGGGAGGACCCCAGCCCAGAGACTTTTCGCCTGAGGTTTCGGCAGTTCCGCTACCAGGAGGCGGCTGGTCCTCAGGAAGCCCTCAGGGAACTCCAGGAGCTCTGTCGCCAGTGGCTGCGGCCCGAGCTGCACACTAAGGAGCAGATCCTGgagctgctggtgctggagcagtTCCTGACCATCCTGCCCCGGGAGTTCTACGCCTGGATTCGGGAGCAAGGCCCAGAGAGCGGCAAGgccctggtggccatggtggagGACTTCACGGAGAGAGCCCTGGAGGCCAAGGCG GTTCTGTGCCACatgcagggagagcaggaggagacAGCGCTTTGCAGAGGTCCTTGGGAACCAAGTGCCCACCTAGGGCCAGTGGAGGTCAAGCCCGAGTGGGGGATGCCTCATGGAGAAGGAGTTCAAGGCCTAGGCCAAGGCACTGAGGCACAGCAGCTCAACCAGGACCTCGGAGAGGGGACGCAGGCCTTCCAGGAGCAGG CTCTGCCAGTTCTTCAGGCTGGTCCTGGCCTCCCTGCAGTGAACACCAGAGACCAGGAGATGGCAGCGGGGTTCCTTACAGCTGGATCCCAG gtcctgaccagggattga
- the ZSCAN25 gene encoding zinc finger and SCAN domain-containing protein 25 isoform X2 translates to MLKECPGMAGDPQQQMGVPVVKLEKELPWGRAREDPSPETFRLRFRQFRYQEAAGPQEALRELQELCRQWLRPELHTKEQILELLVLEQFLTILPREFYAWIREQGPESGKALVAMVEDFTERALEAKAVALPVLQAGPGLPAVNTRDQEMAAGFLTAGSQGLGPFKDMALAFPEEEWRHVTPAQIDCFGEYVEPQDCGVSSPGLGSREKEAKIQPADPKGPLARGPAERFGDTALQGPELGRTCEQEAGSSVGNAPGPPPPPQGVTPLLSDLKSQSSFWKPFQCPECGKGFSRSSNLVRHQRTHEEDKSYGCGECGKGFALREYLLKHQRTHLGRRPYVCGECWKTFSQRHHLEVHQRSHTGEKPFQCGDCWKSFSRRQHLQVHRRTHTGEKPYTCECGKRFSRNANLAVHRRAHTGEKPYGCQVCGKRFSKGERLVRHQRIHTGEKPYRCPACGRSFNQRSILNRHQKTQHRQETPGQ, encoded by the exons ATGCTTAAAGAGTGTCCAGGGATGGCGGGAGATCCTCAGCAGCAAATGGGTGTCCCTGTGGTGAAACTGGAGAAAGAGTTGCCATGGGGCAGGGCGAGGGAGGACCCCAGCCCAGAGACTTTTCGCCTGAGGTTTCGGCAGTTCCGCTACCAGGAGGCGGCTGGTCCTCAGGAAGCCCTCAGGGAACTCCAGGAGCTCTGTCGCCAGTGGCTGCGGCCCGAGCTGCACACTAAGGAGCAGATCCTGgagctgctggtgctggagcagtTCCTGACCATCCTGCCCCGGGAGTTCTACGCCTGGATTCGGGAGCAAGGCCCAGAGAGCGGCAAGgccctggtggccatggtggagGACTTCACGGAGAGAGCCCTGGAGGCCAAGGCGGTGG CTCTGCCAGTTCTTCAGGCTGGTCCTGGCCTCCCTGCAGTGAACACCAGAGACCAGGAGATGGCAGCGGGGTTCCTTACAGCTGGATCCCAG GGGTTGGGTCCATTTAAAGACATGGCCCTGGCTTTCCCTGAGGAGGAGTGGAGGCACGTGACCCCAGCACAGATAGACTGCTTTGGGGAGTATGTGGAACCCCAGGACTGTGGGGTTTCATCTCCAG GCCTGGGGAGCAGGGAAAAGGAGGCGAAGATCCAGCCGGCAGACCCCAAGGGGCCGCTTGCTCGGGGGCCGGCAGAGAGGTTTGGGGACACCGCTCTCCAGGGCCCGGAGCTCGGAAGAACCTGTGAGCAGGAGGCCGGGAGCTCCGTGGGAAACGCGCCCGGGCCGCCTCCTCCCCCGCAGGGCGTCACCCCTCTGCTCAGTGACCTCAAGTCCCAAAGCTCCTTCTGGAAGCCTTTCCAGTGCCCCGAGTGTGGAAAAGGCTTCAGCCGGAGCTCAAATCTGGTCAGACACCAGCGGACCCACGAAGAGGACAAGTCGTACGGCTGCGGGGAATGCGGGAAAGGGTTCGCGCTGCGCGAGTACCTCCTGAAGCACCAGAGGACGCACCTGGGCAGGCGGCCTTATGTGTGCGGCGAGTGCTGGAAGACCTTCAGCCAGCGGCACCACCTCGAGGTCCACCAGAGGAGCCACACGGGCGAGAAGCCCTTCCAGTGCGGGGACTGCTGGAAGAGCTTCAGCCGCCGGCAGCACCTGCAGGTGCACCGGCGGACGCACACCGGCGAGAAGCCCTACACCTGCGAGTGCGGCAAGCGCTTCAGCAGGAACGCCAACCTGGCTGTGCACCGGCGGGCCCACACCGGGGAGAAGCCCTACGGCTGCCAGGTGTGCGGGAAGCGGTTCAGCAAGGGGGAGCGGCTGGTCAGGCACCAAAGGATCCACACCGGGGAGAAGCCCTACCGCTGCCCTGCCTGCGGCCGGAGCTTCAACCAGCGGTCCATCCTCAACCGGCACCAGAAAACGCAGCATCGCCAGGAGACCCCGGGGCAGTGA
- the ZSCAN25 gene encoding zinc finger and SCAN domain-containing protein 25 isoform X3: MLKECPGMAGDPQQQMGVPVVKLEKELPWGRAREDPSPETFRLRFRQFRYQEAAGPQEALRELQELCRQWLRPELHTKEQILELLVLEQFLTILPREFYAWIREQGPESGKALVAMVEDFTERALEAKAVLCHMQGEQEETALCRGPWEPSAHLGPVEVKPEWGMPHGEGVQGLGQGTEAQQLNQDLGEGTQAFQEQALPVLQAGPGLPAVNTRDQEMAAGFLTAGSQRLSITPVIVRRNASAVATPQA, encoded by the exons ATGCTTAAAGAGTGTCCAGGGATGGCGGGAGATCCTCAGCAGCAAATGGGTGTCCCTGTGGTGAAACTGGAGAAAGAGTTGCCATGGGGCAGGGCGAGGGAGGACCCCAGCCCAGAGACTTTTCGCCTGAGGTTTCGGCAGTTCCGCTACCAGGAGGCGGCTGGTCCTCAGGAAGCCCTCAGGGAACTCCAGGAGCTCTGTCGCCAGTGGCTGCGGCCCGAGCTGCACACTAAGGAGCAGATCCTGgagctgctggtgctggagcagtTCCTGACCATCCTGCCCCGGGAGTTCTACGCCTGGATTCGGGAGCAAGGCCCAGAGAGCGGCAAGgccctggtggccatggtggagGACTTCACGGAGAGAGCCCTGGAGGCCAAGGCG GTTCTGTGCCACatgcagggagagcaggaggagacAGCGCTTTGCAGAGGTCCTTGGGAACCAAGTGCCCACCTAGGGCCAGTGGAGGTCAAGCCCGAGTGGGGGATGCCTCATGGAGAAGGAGTTCAAGGCCTAGGCCAAGGCACTGAGGCACAGCAGCTCAACCAGGACCTCGGAGAGGGGACGCAGGCCTTCCAGGAGCAGG CTCTGCCAGTTCTTCAGGCTGGTCCTGGCCTCCCTGCAGTGAACACCAGAGACCAGGAGATGGCAGCGGGGTTCCTTACAGCTGGATCCCAG CGACTCAGTATTACTCCTGTAATTGTGAGGAGGAATGCATCAGCGGTGGCAACCCCACAGGCGTGA